The Methanobacterium sp. DNA window TCCTGGTGTCGCATTATTCTATGGGGGCCTTACAAAAAAAGTAAATGTTTTAAATACAATGTTTCTATCCCTCATTGCATTCGCCATAACAAGCATAATCTGGGTACTTTACGGTTACCAGTTTGCATTTGGTCAAGACATGTTAATGGGATTGATAGGAAATCCAGCAAATTTATTGTTTAGTGGAATAGATGTAAATTCACTGGCATCTCTTGCACCTACAATACCATCTACAGTATATATCGCATTCCAGATGACATTTGCAGCAATTACCATTGCACTTATATCTGGAGCAGTAGTTGGAAGAATGAAATTCTCTTCATGGTTGATATTCGTGGTGGCCTGGGTATCCTTAGTTTATGTTCCTATTGCTCACATGGTATGGGGTGGAGGATTATTATTCAACATGGGTGCTCTTGACTTTGCAGGAGGTACAGTTGTACACTTAAACTCAGGAATCGCTGCACTAGCATTAGTAATCCTTTTAGGAAGTAGAAAAGACACAACTTTACTTCCACACCAGCTCGGTTACTCTGTAATTGGAGCAGCACTTCTATGGTTTGGTTGGTTTGGATTCAACGCCGGATCCGCGCTAACTGCAGGAGGTCTTGCAGGATCAGCATTCATTGCAACTAACACTGCAGCAGCAGCAGGTTTAATTTCATGGATAATCATAGATTATCTAAAAACTGGTAAACCAACATTATTAGGTGCTTTATCTGGTGCAATAGCAGGTTTAGTAGCTATTACTCCAGCAGCAGGTTTTGTAACTGTTCAAGCCGCAATAATTATTGGTCTTGTAACTTCAGTTATTTCATACACTGCAATAGCATGGTTAAAACCACGTTTAGGTTACGATGATGCTCTGGATGTATTTGGAATACACGGAATGTCAGGTTTATGGGGAGCAATTGCCACAGGGCTTTTTGCAGCACCATTTATAAATTCACTTGGAACTGGGCTTTTCTATGGGAACCCTGGACAGTTAACTACTCAAATAATTGCAGTAGCAGTTGTTGGAGTTTATTCATTTGTAGTAACAATGATTATAGGTTTAGCCATAAAATATACTATAGGACTAAGAGTTGAGCCTAAAGAAGAAATTGAAGGATTAGATACTAATCTACACGAGGAATCAGGTTACAGAATTTAAATATGAAATAAGGACGTGGAAAAATGAAAGGAATAATTGCTATAATACGGCCGAATAAGTTAGATGATGTAAAAAATGCTTTAGAGGAAATTGAATGCCATGGAGTGACAGTTACAGAAGTAAAAGGTCGGGGGCGGCAGCTTGGTGTAACAGAAAGTTACAGGGGCAGTGACTACAGAATAGACATGTTACCAAAAACAAGGCTTGAAATTATCGTTAAAGACAAAGATGTTGAAGATGTTATTCAAGCTATAGTGAAAACAGCTCAAACTGGAGATATTGGAGACGGAAAAATCTTTATATCATCAGTAGAAGAGGTTATACGGATAAGAACTGGAGAAAGAGGGGATGGGGCAGTTTAATATTGCTTAAAATCTCTTTTATTATTTTTCTTATCTAATTTTTCTTTTTTTTTAATTTTTAGAGTTAAACATTACTTTATTTTTGATATCAATTATTGCATGATTTTTTATTGTCCATAATGGCTTAATTTTAGAGAAAACTATATATATTAAAAATTCAATTATTAACTATCGGAAATATGTTTCCTTTTTCCGTAGGAGATATTTTATGGAAATTAAAGAAGTTAAAAAAATTGTAATTTTAGGAACATCAAACTCTGGAAAAACCACCGCCCTAAAGCACATCTGCAGTGACATGATAAAAACTACAGCATTAGATTATGGAAAAACAGTGATTAATAATAAAAAAACCCATTTTTTCAGTTCTCCAGGAAATAAACGTTTTAAGTTCATGCAAGACATATTGTGCAAGAATATCAATGGTGCCATAATTTTCATTGATAATACAAAGGATATAACAAAAAATGACATGGAAATAATCAAATTCGTTGAAGAAAAAAGAGTACCCTTTGTAATATTTGCAAATAAGCAAGATATAAGCAATAAATGCTTAAACATTGAATTTATCAAAGCACCTATTATCCCAACCATTGCAATAAATGGCATGGGAATTAATCATGGATTGAAGATACTATTAGATTTAATAGACCAAAATGAAACCAATCCCCCACTAAAAGCCATATGTAGCAGTTGAACATTTTAAATATTTTGATTAAATTATATTTAAAAAGTATTTGGCGACACGTCTCAATATGAGGTGATAATAAATGAAAAGAAAAGTACTGCTTTTAGGGGCTTCTGGTTCTGGAAAAACCACAGCTTTACAGCATATAACCCCTGATGAAAATATAAAAATATTACGATTTGACTACAAAAAAGCAATAATTAACAATAATTCCACTTACCTTTTTAGTTCTCCAAGTACAGAAGGATTTAAACTCCTTGAAGATGTAATAACTGATGAAATAGATGGAATAATTGTAGTTATAGATAATTCAAAAGGTATTAGTGAAACAGATACAGAAATAACGAGTTATATTAATAAGAAACATATTCCTTATATTATATTTGCAAACAAACAAGATTTAAATCCCAATATTTTAAAAATCAATTTTAATGTAATTATAATCCCAACAATAGCATTAGATGGAATCGGAGTAAGTGACGGCTTAAAAATACTACTCAATTTAATAAAAAACACAACCAATGAAATTAAACCAAAAGATAAGTTCATTAATATCATTAACGGTGCGAAATCTCCGGAAATAGAAGCTGATGAAAAGCCAGAATTAAAAAATATAATAAAAAAAATAAAACCAACAAATAAAAAGGATATTACAACAGAAATATGCAAATTAAAGCTGTTTATGCACCCCATAGAATTAGAAAATGTAAAAACAGCGTTGGAAGAAGTTGGATTTTCAAATATAACTGTAATAGAAGTGGGATATGTCGATAATCATTCTATTACCCATGAATCATACAGGGGCAGTAATTATAGTATAAATATCCCTCAAAAGGTTGAGATAAACATGGTGATAAAAAGAGAAGATGCCCAATATGTATTTGAGGCAATTAAATCCATTAAAACAGAAGATATCCATGATGAAATATTTATATCTCCTATAAAAAGTGCAATACGAATCAGAACTGGAGAAAGGGGTGGAGAAGCCATTGAATAATCCTTCAGATGGATTTATCTATTAAATGACTATTCCTCATTTTTAACCATATATTTTTTTCATCTTCAGAATTTAACAAAATTAAACTGCTAATATTATATTAAATCAGTTTTATTTTTAGAAGAGATGGTTAAATTTTTATTAGCCTGTTAAAAACATTTTTATATTGTATTACTTTAATTTCAAAGTTATTAAAGAAAAATTTATTAATAATGTTAGTGGATAATAATTAATATAAAATATGAGGCCAAAATTATGAAAAATAAACTGATTATAGGTATAATTTCGTTTTTAGTCATTTTTGTAAGTGTTTCGGGATGTATAAATACAAATCCTGCTGATAATTCAACGAATACTGCAAATTATTCAAGTGATCAAGGAACTCAGGGTAGTACTAACACAAAATCCTCAACAAGTAGTTCATCATCTAAATCCAGCGGTTCCAAAAAAACGAGTTCCACTGTTTGCCCTCAATGTAATGGATACGGTACAGTAACCTGTTATAACACAGTTACAGGAGGAGAGACATGTGACGGTACTGGAATTGTCCAGGGAGGCTCAACAGCAGGTCAAACATGCCGTGTTTGTGGTGGAACAGGATCAATAACTTGTCCAACTTGTGGTGGAACAGGCCATGTTTAAAACTGAAAACTGAAAAAAAACTATTTATTTTTTCTTTAATTATATTTTAAGAATGTAAAATAAGAAAATAGAGGATTTATATCTGTATTATTATTTAAATTATGAATATAGAGGTAAAATGAGTATACCTCTACTTTTTTACCATCCTCTTTTTTGAAGTCTTTCTTCTTCTGGAATTTCGCTCATTTCAAGTCCTGGCATTGCTTTTCCAAGGCCTCTTGAAACTTTAGCCAGAATTCCTGCATCTTCATAGTTAGCTGTTGCTTCTGTAATCGCTAATGCCACTTTTTCAGGCATTTCTGACTTGAATATTCCTGATCCGACAAATACTCCGTCTGCTCCAAG harbors:
- a CDS encoding ammonium transporter; translation: MADPILNSGDTAWMLISTALVMLMTIPGVALFYGGLTKKVNVLNTMFLSLIAFAITSIIWVLYGYQFAFGQDMLMGLIGNPANLLFSGIDVNSLASLAPTIPSTVYIAFQMTFAAITIALISGAVVGRMKFSSWLIFVVAWVSLVYVPIAHMVWGGGLLFNMGALDFAGGTVVHLNSGIAALALVILLGSRKDTTLLPHQLGYSVIGAALLWFGWFGFNAGSALTAGGLAGSAFIATNTAAAAGLISWIIIDYLKTGKPTLLGALSGAIAGLVAITPAAGFVTVQAAIIIGLVTSVISYTAIAWLKPRLGYDDALDVFGIHGMSGLWGAIATGLFAAPFINSLGTGLFYGNPGQLTTQIIAVAVVGVYSFVVTMIIGLAIKYTIGLRVEPKEEIEGLDTNLHEESGYRI
- a CDS encoding P-II family nitrogen regulator gives rise to the protein MKGIIAIIRPNKLDDVKNALEEIECHGVTVTEVKGRGRQLGVTESYRGSDYRIDMLPKTRLEIIVKDKDVEDVIQAIVKTAQTGDIGDGKIFISSVEEVIRIRTGERGDGAV
- a CDS encoding 50S ribosome-binding GTPase → MEIKEVKKIVILGTSNSGKTTALKHICSDMIKTTALDYGKTVINNKKTHFFSSPGNKRFKFMQDILCKNINGAIIFIDNTKDITKNDMEIIKFVEEKRVPFVIFANKQDISNKCLNIEFIKAPIIPTIAINGMGINHGLKILLDLIDQNETNPPLKAICSS